A segment of the Chitinivibrionales bacterium genome:
GCCGACTACTTTGACTTTCATGGGGTCGCCGACCTTGCAGATGTCGGTGACTTTTTCCACCCGGTGATTTTCCATTTCAGAAATATGAACCAGGCCTTCTTTGCCGGGG
Coding sequences within it:
- a CDS encoding S1 RNA-binding domain-containing protein, which encodes PGKEGLVHISEMENHRVEKVTDICKVGDPMKVKVVGFDRFGKIRLSRKALL